One Dehalococcoidia bacterium genomic window, GAGGTGATGCAAAAGTTTAAAAAGATAGGGATTGGCCTTGACCCGGAGGGCTCCAGAGAGTTAATCGGCAATCCTATGCTATTCGCCATATTTGCCGAGGAAGTTGGTGGAGTATGGCCAAGCATACTGCCACTTTTTGGCATGGGGGCTATTCCGGCGATGTTTATCCCGGTGGCCTCAGAGGCTGTCAGAAGCAGGTTGTTGCCAAGGCTCGAGAGCGGTGAGTTCATCGGGTGCTTCGCCGAAACGGAGCCGGAGGCAGGGTGTGATACATCAAACCTCAAGACCACAGCCGTTTTAGACGGAGATCACTACATTATCAATGGAAGTAAAACCTGGATAAGCAATGCAACGATTGCCGATACAGCGTTTGTTGCTGCAATAGATGCAACAACAGGTAAAGAGACTTTCTTTATAGTAGAAAAGGAGATATCTCCGTGGGAGACAAATGAGTTGCATAAGATAGGTTGGAGAGCCTCACCCACTGGCGAGATGTTTTTCGAAGATTGCAGGGTTCCAAAAGAGAATGAGATGGGAGCCATAATGGGTGAAGCCTTTAAGCTTGGCCCCAAAATGAAGAAGGTCTTGCCGGTATCGGACGGGTTTATGAAACTGTTAAGTACGATGTCTCCAGTTACGGCGTTACTCACCACGCCAAGAGCTGGAATGGGATTGGTATCAGTCGGAATAGCTCAGGCAGCTCTGGATGCTTCAATAAACTATGCGAGGGAAAGGAAGCAATTCGGCAAGCCTATTGGTAAGTTCCAGTTGATTCAAGAGATGCTTTATGAGATGAGCGTCTTAACCGAGACAGCCAGACTCCTCGGATATAAAGCTATTGATGCAATCGTCAAGGGGGATCCAGACGCCAGGAGACTCTCATCGATGGCTAAGGTGTATGGAGGTGAGGCTGCCGTTAAGGTGACATATAATGCAATACAGATTCATGGGGGCATGGGGCTTTCGGATGAGATGCCACTAGAGCGATACTTCAGAGATGCCAGAATAATGACGATTCCTGATGGCACCAGCGAGATGATGAAGTTGATAACCGGCTATACGCTGCTGGGTAAAGGATTCTC contains:
- a CDS encoding acyl-CoA dehydrogenase family protein; the encoded protein is MDFEFTEEEKMFRESLRDLLEREFAPIVNEMDRKGPLTREEAIEVMQKFKKIGIGLDPEGSRELIGNPMLFAIFAEEVGGVWPSILPLFGMGAIPAMFIPVASEAVRSRLLPRLESGEFIGCFAETEPEAGCDTSNLKTTAVLDGDHYIINGSKTWISNATIADTAFVAAIDATTGKETFFIVEKEISPWETNELHKIGWRASPTGEMFFEDCRVPKENEMGAIMGEAFKLGPKMKKVLPVSDGFMKLLSTMSPVTALLTTPRAGMGLVSVGIAQAALDASINYARERKQFGKPIGKFQLIQEMLYEMSVLTETARLLGYKAIDAIVKGDPDARRLSSMAKVYGGEAAVKVTYNAIQIHGGMGLSDEMPLERYFRDARIMTIPDGTSEMMKLITGYTLLGKGFSAYA